The Calditrichota bacterium genomic interval TCTCCCACGAACAATTGTTGCTCATTCACTTTGCCCGTATTTGCCAGGTACATCACTGCCCGATGCAGCAGGGGCACAAAAATTCCTTTCAAATAAAAATCTGACCAGCTCGGGGCAGCAGTGGAAGCAAAAACCAAACATTTGCCTCCCTGAAAATTACTTTCCACGAGAAACGGCTCGCCGTTGCTAAATCTCATCACCACACTGTGCTCCGGCTTCAGGCGAAATTTAACTAAAAAATTGAACGAGGGGGATGAAAATTTTTTGTTATTATTTTCAAAAATACCTGAGAAAATCGGATGGCTCTGATCAAATTTCCCGAGACTGAGAAAAAAATCTTTTTGCCCCAACTTTCCTTCGGTCGCCGTAAATTCGGGCAAAGAAAGTTCCCGGTTCAAATTATCATTGAGCTGACGCAAATCCATGTCGCTACCAGGGAATAAAATCAAACCCTTGCCGCTCTCCAAATGATTTTTTAATGAATTCAATAAATTTCCCTCAACACGCTTGATGTCCGACAAAATGATGACGTCGAAATCTTTCACACGATTAAAAGAAACTTCCCCCGGGGCAATGTAACTGGTTCGAATACGTGATTCCGAATCCGGCGTCGGGTTGAGCGCCAGACGAAAAAAACGAACGTCTTTCTCCTGTGGTGCGATAAAAAGAACTTTCACCTGCTCCGGCGTCTCAAACGTAAAGTAGCCTTTGTTGTCAGCAAACAGGTCGTCATCTTCGAGCAGAACCGATCCTGCCGAAAAACCGACTTTTTCCGGAACGATTTTGAAATTGACGGTTTTCATTTCTCCGCGACTCAACGAAACAGTTGCCTGCCCCACGCGTTTTCCATCGAGAAAAATTTGCAGTAGTCGGCTTTTCGCTGGTTCGGATCCGAAATTTTTCACCACAGCGCTTACTTCCAGTACTTTTCCTTTTTCAATGATTTGATTATTGATTGTAATACGCGCGACAGAAAGATTGCTGACCGATTTCTTTCTCACGGGGATAATGATCAAATTTATTTTTTCATCAGCAATGTCCTTCATCAAAGGCAGCGATACGCGGGCGGTGTCCAGCCAACCGGAAGTTTGCAGGTCTGAAATCAGATAAATTTCTTTGTTCACGGGTGAAGCTTTAGCGAGAATTTCCTTTGCTTTTACAATAGCCGAGACAAAATCAGTTCGTTGCTGAGTGACTGTGGTTTTTTGAATGATTTTTTTCACTGTGCTGAAATTATAACGCGGTCCCTCGAAAATAGGCGGGACGCCCGGTGTAGCAAAAACCCCGTAGATTTCGTCTCCGGCAGAAAAAATATTTTCCATTTCAAATACGATCCGTTTTGCCGTATCGTAAAGCAAGGCGCCATCCTGTTCCACACCCATGCTCAGGCTATTGTCAAGAATAAGCACTGCCGCCGTATTTGCCTTGGAGCCAACGCCCCAGAAACCGCGATTTTTGATCGTAGGCCTGGCAAATGCGAGAACGATCAACAAAATAATCAGCGTGCGAATGATGAGCAGTAAAATTTGTTTCCAACGCAAGCGGCGAATTTGCTGGTTTTCAAGCAATTTGAGAAAACGCAGACTACTGAAAGGAATTACTTTTGCCTTCTGGCGAGTCAAAAAATGAATAATGATGGGAATTGCCGCCGCTGCAAGCCCGAATAATACAACTGGGTTCAGAAATGTCATTCGTGTCCTTAAATTATCTTTTGAATTGCCACAGGTGTGCTCCACCTCAAAAGTAAAGTAGAGTACACTTTTTTCATATCCTGAAAGTTTTTATTTTATACCTGTTTTCTCATGAGTTAGTTTCACACCTCAGCAATAAAAAATCCCAGCAAATTCTCACTGAGACTTTATTTAAAAGGTGTACTTCACTTTTCAGGTGAGGTACACCTCAAAAATTTTCTCGCCAATTTTCTATTCGCGCTTATTCTCGCCTGAAGGTGTGCTCCACCTCAAAAACAAATTTATCACTTCACCACCACCGCTTTGGTCGTAGCCGTTTCTCCGTAACCGGTTTTTAAATAAATGACATAAATGCCATTGAGCACTTTTTTGCCTCTATCGTTTTTCGCATCCCAGACCACATCGCCGTCACGCATTCCTTTTTTGCCCTGCGGATCATCGGCGGTAAAAGACCTTGACCAGACAAGTTCGCCGATGAGCGTGTAAATTTTGATGTCGACCTTTGTGTCTTCTTTCAAATAATAAGTGATTGTCGTTTTCGGACGGTCTTTGCTGCCGAACGGATTCGGGTAATT includes:
- a CDS encoding VWA domain-containing protein, whose translation is MTFLNPVVLFGLAAAAIPIIIHFLTRQKAKVIPFSSLRFLKLLENQQIRRLRWKQILLLIIRTLIILLIVLAFARPTIKNRGFWGVGSKANTAAVLILDNSLSMGVEQDGALLYDTAKRIVFEMENIFSAGDEIYGVFATPGVPPIFEGPRYNFSTVKKIIQKTTVTQQRTDFVSAIVKAKEILAKASPVNKEIYLISDLQTSGWLDTARVSLPLMKDIADEKINLIIIPVRKKSVSNLSVARITINNQIIEKGKVLEVSAVVKNFGSEPAKSRLLQIFLDGKRVGQATVSLSRGEMKTVNFKIVPEKVGFSAGSVLLEDDDLFADNKGYFTFETPEQVKVLFIAPQEKDVRFFRLALNPTPDSESRIRTSYIAPGEVSFNRVKDFDVIILSDIKRVEGNLLNSLKNHLESGKGLILFPGSDMDLRQLNDNLNRELSLPEFTATEGKLGQKDFFLSLGKFDQSHPIFSGIFENNNKKFSSPSFNFLVKFRLKPEHSVVMRFSNGEPFLVESNFQGGKCLVFASTAAPSWSDFYLKGIFVPLLHRAVMYLANTGKVNEQQLFVGDKIGASVANVGDFAELEMEKPDGTRQKVIPAIKSGALKINFTETNSSGVYRLYQKEKLLGDWAVNCDPEESDFSYFSETQLKKVVGKAVMMNVENVASLTDEIRAVRYGRELWKLFAAAAFVLLLIEMWLSRESGTPKNKKEGAIFERNV